The Sulfitobacter sp. SK011 genome has a window encoding:
- a CDS encoding WbqC family protein: MKTAIMQPYFLPYLGYFQLIEAADIFVVYDTVQYTKKGWINRNRMLRNGEAVMFTVPLKKESDYLNVSERHLSDTFDPHKLCSQIEGAYRKAPEFGKTMPLIDTILHFQAETLFDFVHHSISKCCDHMGIATPVRISSQIEDSLPDLHGVQRVIDICERVGATGYINLPGGRDLYAPADFQTHGLKLEFLQPSLSAYPQIGADFVSSLSILDVMMFNSVDHIASTLLREWDLVDC, translated from the coding sequence ATGAAAACCGCAATCATGCAACCCTACTTCCTGCCATACTTAGGTTATTTCCAGCTGATTGAGGCCGCTGATATCTTCGTTGTTTACGACACGGTCCAGTATACGAAAAAGGGGTGGATAAATCGCAACCGCATGTTGCGTAATGGTGAAGCGGTGATGTTCACTGTTCCACTAAAAAAAGAATCCGACTACTTGAACGTCTCAGAAAGACATTTGTCTGATACGTTTGATCCCCATAAACTGTGCAGCCAAATTGAAGGGGCTTATAGGAAGGCCCCTGAGTTTGGGAAAACTATGCCTTTGATAGACACAATTTTGCATTTTCAAGCAGAGACCCTTTTTGATTTCGTCCACCATTCTATTTCTAAATGCTGTGATCATATGGGCATCGCAACACCTGTTCGGATTTCATCACAGATTGAAGATAGTCTTCCTGATTTGCATGGTGTGCAACGGGTCATCGACATCTGCGAACGGGTAGGCGCAACCGGCTATATCAATCTACCCGGCGGTAGAGACCTTTACGCGCCAGCAGATTTCCAGACACATGGACTCAAGTTAGAATTTCTCCAACCAAGTCTCTCGGCCTATCCGCAAATTGGCGCTGACTTTGTATCTTCTCTCTCCATTCTGGATGTTATGATGTTCAATTCCGTCGATCACATCGCCAGCACATTGCTAAGGGAATGGGATCTTGTCGATTGTTGA